Proteins encoded in a region of the Streptomyces sp. NBC_00310 genome:
- a CDS encoding rodlin produces MLKKAMAAVAVAASITGLGAATAPQALADDGGTTSFSGNGAHQAFGNSVTKGDMSPQLSLVQGSLNKPCIGLPAKLNVGGIGAAGLAAQDIPILSAPQNQQCTENSTQAKGDEPLSHILSDIPILSDNGNAGGRN; encoded by the coding sequence ATGCTCAAGAAGGCAATGGCCGCGGTCGCGGTCGCCGCTTCCATCACCGGCCTGGGGGCCGCCACCGCCCCTCAGGCGCTCGCCGACGACGGTGGGACCACGTCCTTCAGCGGCAACGGTGCCCACCAGGCGTTCGGCAACTCCGTGACCAAGGGCGACATGAGCCCGCAGCTCTCGCTGGTCCAGGGTTCGCTCAACAAGCCCTGCATCGGCCTGCCGGCGAAGCTCAACGTCGGCGGCATCGGGGCCGCCGGGCTCGCCGCCCAGGACATCCCGATCCTGTCCGCGCCGCAGAACCAGCAGTGCACCGAGAACTCCACCCAGGCCAAGGGTGACGAGCCGCTGTCGCACATCCTGTCCGACATCCCGATCCTCTCGGACAACGGCAACGCCGGCGGCAGGAACTGA
- a CDS encoding chaplin yields the protein MTAEKGNDVKLKKSAAVVAGVIMAVGLATPAVADADAHAAAIGSPGFLSGNVVQVPVHIPINACGNSINIIGLLNPAVGNVCVNH from the coding sequence ATGACCGCAGAGAAGGGAAATGACGTGAAGCTCAAGAAGAGCGCTGCTGTCGTCGCCGGCGTGATCATGGCCGTGGGTCTGGCCACCCCGGCCGTCGCCGACGCGGACGCCCACGCCGCCGCCATCGGTTCCCCGGGTTTCCTCTCGGGCAACGTGGTGCAGGTTCCGGTCCACATCCCGATCAACGCGTGCGGTAACTCCATCAACATCATCGGGCTGCTCAACCCGGCAGTCGGCAACGTGTGCGTCAACCACTGA
- a CDS encoding NAD(P)-binding domain-containing protein, translating to MYDLLVVGAGPYGLSIASHAAAAGLSLRVLGRPMASWRDHMPPGMFLKSEPWASNLSDPEGRWRLDVYCAQQGVEARHGLPIPVGTFASYGLWFARNALPPVDERLVTHLRRRCGGFEAVLNDGEVVRARTVALAVGVAPFVEVPSVLRELPPARVTHSSHHSDLGRFRGMDVTVIGGGQAALETAALLAEQGTRVRVLARSRSLRWNDVPPPLTRSLWDSARSPHSGLGCGWRNWFYAERPGWYRRLPEARRVRMAAEALGPAGAWWVRDRVEPAVEVRLGQEVAAAYEAGGAVRLETVGRGGELASLDTEHVIAATGFRASCERLDLLARDVRAGLVPLADGSPSVGRDFESSVPGLFLAGLATAAGFGPAMRFVHGASFTAPALVRGVRRRLRSGVPGGRIPVPQARADLASTAGP from the coding sequence ATGTACGACCTGCTGGTGGTGGGCGCCGGCCCGTACGGCCTGTCCATCGCGTCCCATGCCGCGGCCGCCGGGCTCAGCCTGCGTGTCCTCGGCCGCCCCATGGCGTCCTGGCGCGACCACATGCCGCCCGGCATGTTCCTCAAGTCCGAGCCGTGGGCCTCCAACCTCTCCGACCCCGAGGGGCGCTGGCGCCTGGACGTGTACTGCGCCCAGCAGGGCGTGGAGGCCCGCCACGGTCTGCCGATCCCGGTCGGCACGTTCGCCTCGTACGGCCTGTGGTTCGCCCGCAACGCCCTCCCGCCCGTCGACGAACGGCTGGTGACACACCTTCGGCGCCGCTGCGGAGGCTTCGAGGCGGTCCTGAACGACGGCGAGGTGGTCCGCGCCCGTACGGTGGCCCTCGCCGTCGGAGTGGCCCCTTTCGTCGAAGTACCGTCCGTGCTGCGCGAGTTGCCCCCCGCCCGGGTCACCCACAGCAGCCACCACAGCGACCTCGGCCGCTTCCGGGGCATGGACGTCACGGTGATCGGCGGCGGCCAGGCGGCCCTGGAGACGGCCGCGCTCCTCGCCGAACAGGGCACCCGGGTCCGGGTGCTGGCCCGCTCCCGCAGCCTCCGCTGGAACGACGTGCCGCCCCCTCTGACGCGCTCCCTGTGGGACTCGGCCCGCTCCCCGCACAGCGGCCTGGGGTGCGGCTGGCGCAACTGGTTCTACGCGGAGCGGCCCGGCTGGTACCGCCGTCTGCCGGAGGCGAGACGGGTGCGGATGGCGGCCGAGGCGCTGGGCCCCGCGGGCGCCTGGTGGGTACGCGACCGCGTCGAGCCCGCCGTCGAGGTACGGCTCGGCCAGGAGGTCGCGGCGGCGTACGAGGCGGGCGGCGCCGTGCGTCTGGAGACGGTGGGCCGCGGTGGCGAGCTGGCCTCGCTGGACACCGAACACGTCATCGCGGCCACGGGATTCCGGGCCTCCTGCGAGCGGCTGGACCTGCTGGCCCGTGACGTACGCGCGGGCCTCGTCCCCCTCGCCGACGGCTCGCCCTCGGTCGGGCGGGACTTCGAGTCCTCGGTCCCCGGCCTGTTCCTCGCGGGCCTCGCCACCGCCGCGGGCTTCGGCCCCGCGATGCGCTTCGTGCACGGCGCGTCGTTCACGGCGCCCGCCCTCGTACGAGGGGTACGGCGGCGGCTGCGCTCGGGGGTGCCCGGCGGGCGGATCCCCGTGCCGCAGGCGCGGGCCGACCTGGCCTCCACCGCCGGGCCGTGA
- a CDS encoding chaplin, translating into MRQTLRKRMVVVAATTGLLSLYGTPVLADTGAHGAASNSPGVASGNTVEVPVTVPVNVCGNTVDVVAAGNPSIGNACGNVGDHAPKSAQNSQEAPKRHTTPVAEPQYSAAPTTGPENQAATEPDGSWETAYEEYTEPDAHGAATGYDEYPQYPQHWGDGGYGNHDDSPSGYGDSPSGHDGAQSGYGDSPSGHDGAQSGYGDSPSGYDGAQSGYGDSPSGYGDHPNTDEDTEGGYGDTPPTKPPHKPPTDKPPTDKPPTDKPPTDKPPTDKPPTDKPPTNQPPTDKPPTDRPPTDRPPTLPETGSDREALIAAGAASFALIAGGGILYRRGRAASGR; encoded by the coding sequence ATGCGACAGACCCTGCGCAAGAGAATGGTCGTGGTCGCCGCGACGACGGGCCTGCTGTCCCTCTACGGCACGCCGGTGCTCGCGGACACGGGCGCGCACGGGGCCGCCTCGAACTCGCCCGGCGTCGCGTCGGGCAACACCGTCGAAGTGCCGGTCACCGTTCCGGTGAACGTCTGCGGCAACACCGTCGACGTCGTCGCCGCAGGCAATCCGTCCATCGGCAACGCGTGCGGCAACGTCGGCGACCACGCCCCGAAGAGTGCCCAGAACTCCCAGGAAGCCCCGAAGCGCCACACCACCCCGGTGGCGGAGCCCCAGTACTCCGCGGCCCCGACGACAGGGCCCGAGAACCAGGCCGCGACGGAGCCCGACGGCTCTTGGGAGACGGCGTACGAGGAGTACACGGAGCCCGACGCGCACGGCGCGGCCACCGGGTACGACGAGTACCCGCAGTACCCGCAGCACTGGGGCGACGGCGGCTACGGGAACCACGACGACTCTCCGAGCGGCTACGGCGACTCTCCGAGCGGGCACGATGGCGCACAGAGCGGCTACGGCGACTCCCCGAGCGGGCACGACGGCGCACAGAGCGGCTACGGCGACTCTCCGAGCGGCTACGACGGCGCACAGAGCGGCTACGGCGACTCCCCGAGCGGCTACGGCGATCACCCGAACACCGACGAGGACACCGAAGGCGGCTATGGCGACACCCCGCCGACCAAGCCACCGCACAAGCCTCCGACGGACAAGCCGCCCACGGACAAGCCCCCGACGGACAAGCCGCCCACGGACAAGCCCCCGACGGACAAGCCGCCCACGGACAAGCCCCCGACGAACCAGCCGCCCACCGACAAGCCGCCCACCGACCGGCCCCCGACGGACCGGCCGCCCACCCTGCCCGAGACCGGCAGTGACCGTGAGGCTCTGATCGCCGCCGGGGCCGCCAGCTTCGCGCTGATCGCGGGTGGGGGGATCCTGTACCGACGGGGCCGGGCCGCGTCCGGTCGTTGA
- a CDS encoding vWA domain-containing protein, whose product MPTPTARPMPTARRRLGTALLALGTAGALLLTGCSASGDGTSSSQDRGKADSRPDDGFPAPAPEGTGTGEQRGEQPDDESRDIAPSPDYLSTFALDVDTASYGYTRRTLGDGSLPDPATVRPEEFVNSFRQDYERPDGDGFSVTVDGARTSDENWSLVRVGLATRAAEGDSKRPPAALTFVIDVSGSMSEPGRLDLAQDALRTMTNRLRDDDSVAIVTFSDEAETVLPMTRLDDHRGEIRDAVDSLEPTDSTNLAAGVETGYETAVEGLRKGATNRVVLLSDALANTGATDAETILERISGERREHGITLFGVGVGSDYGDSLMEQLADEGDGHTTYVSTEEEAEKVFCEELPRHVDLTARDAKAQVSFDPATVEEFRLIGYDNRQVADEDFRDDRVDGGEVGPGHTVTALYVVRTEEGAEGGHLATATVRWLDPDTRTPHEEAAGLEASALHPDLWSASPYGLQVAAVAAYFADALRQEDSRWTDLPARPTLRQLGYHADDLARDREDKDLYGLAEAIETADGMLN is encoded by the coding sequence ATGCCGACGCCGACGGCGAGGCCGATGCCGACGGCACGGCGACGGTTGGGCACCGCGCTCCTCGCCCTGGGTACGGCCGGCGCCCTGCTCCTCACCGGATGCAGCGCGAGCGGCGACGGCACCTCCTCGTCGCAGGACCGGGGGAAGGCCGACAGCCGTCCCGACGACGGTTTCCCGGCCCCCGCGCCGGAGGGCACCGGCACCGGCGAACAGCGCGGCGAGCAACCGGACGACGAGTCCCGCGACATCGCCCCGTCCCCCGATTACCTCTCCACCTTCGCCCTCGACGTCGACACCGCCTCCTACGGTTACACCCGCCGCACCCTGGGCGACGGCAGCCTCCCCGACCCCGCGACGGTCCGCCCGGAGGAGTTCGTCAACAGCTTCCGCCAGGACTACGAACGCCCCGACGGCGACGGTTTCTCGGTCACCGTCGACGGCGCGCGCACCAGCGACGAGAACTGGTCCCTCGTCCGCGTCGGCCTCGCCACCCGCGCCGCCGAGGGCGACAGCAAACGCCCGCCCGCCGCCCTGACCTTCGTCATCGACGTCTCCGGCTCCATGTCCGAACCGGGCCGCCTCGACCTTGCCCAGGACGCCCTGCGCACGATGACGAACCGGCTGCGCGACGACGACTCCGTCGCCATCGTCACCTTCAGCGACGAGGCCGAGACCGTCCTGCCGATGACCCGCCTCGACGACCACCGCGGCGAGATCCGTGACGCCGTCGACAGCCTGGAGCCCACCGACTCCACCAACCTCGCGGCGGGCGTCGAGACCGGCTACGAGACCGCCGTCGAAGGCCTGCGCAAGGGCGCGACCAACCGCGTCGTGCTCCTCTCCGACGCCCTCGCCAACACCGGCGCCACCGACGCCGAGACCATCCTCGAACGCATCTCCGGCGAACGCCGCGAGCACGGCATCACCCTCTTCGGTGTCGGTGTCGGCAGCGACTACGGCGACTCCCTCATGGAACAACTCGCCGACGAGGGCGACGGCCACACCACCTACGTCTCCACCGAGGAGGAGGCCGAGAAGGTCTTCTGCGAGGAACTCCCGCGCCACGTCGACCTCACCGCCCGCGACGCCAAGGCCCAGGTCTCCTTCGACCCGGCGACGGTCGAGGAGTTCCGCCTGATCGGCTACGACAACCGGCAGGTCGCCGACGAGGACTTCCGCGACGACCGCGTCGACGGCGGCGAGGTCGGCCCCGGCCACACCGTCACCGCCCTCTACGTCGTCCGCACCGAGGAGGGCGCCGAAGGCGGTCACCTCGCCACCGCCACCGTCCGCTGGCTCGACCCCGACACCCGCACCCCGCACGAGGAAGCGGCCGGCCTGGAGGCATCGGCCCTGCACCCCGACCTGTGGTCCGCCTCACCGTACGGCCTCCAGGTCGCCGCCGTGGCCGCCTACTTCGCCGACGCGCTCCGCCAGGAGGACAGCCGCTGGACGGACCTCCCGGCCCGCCCCACCCTGCGCCAACTCGGCTACCACGCAGATGACTTGGCGAGGGACCGCGAGGACAAGGACCTCTACGGCCTGGCCGAGGCGATCGAAACGGCGGACGGCATGCTGAACTAG
- a CDS encoding rodlin translates to MIKKIMAAASIAASVVGASAAAAPQALADDGGTTTFSGNDAQQVYGNSTTYGNMSPQMALIQGSFNKPCIGLPAKLNLGGIGAAGIALQDIPVLSAPQNQQCTENSTQAKGDEPLSHILSDIPILSDNGNVGGNGTKKH, encoded by the coding sequence GTGATCAAGAAGATTATGGCCGCAGCGTCGATCGCCGCCTCCGTCGTCGGAGCCTCGGCCGCCGCCGCGCCCCAGGCGCTCGCCGACGACGGCGGCACCACGACCTTCAGCGGGAACGACGCCCAGCAGGTGTACGGGAATTCGACCACGTACGGCAACATGAGCCCGCAGATGGCGCTGATCCAGGGCTCGTTCAACAAGCCCTGCATCGGCCTGCCCGCCAAGCTCAACCTCGGCGGCATCGGGGCCGCCGGGATCGCCCTTCAGGACATCCCGGTCCTGTCCGCGCCGCAGAACCAGCAGTGCACCGAGAACTCCACCCAGGCCAAGGGTGACGAGCCGCTGTCGCACATCCTGTCCGACATCCCGATCCTCTCGGACAACGGCAACGTCGGCGGCAACGGCACGAAGAAGCACTGA
- a CDS encoding carboxylate--amine ligase — MSPLDTRVPAVLLRTDLNPFHHGTLGAVRSLGRAGVEVHLVADCAASPVRGSRFIRAPHAPPRPGASPDEFAAVLRRVAARVGRPAVLVPLDDASAVAVGRLREELTDDYLLPAGPPALAEQVADKAELATLCGRLGLPHPPTTVPDSPAEAAAATRELGLPVVAKWSRPWLLPPDAGLRSTVMVRSAGEASALHRRSEQAGSRLLLQAFLPSGLDRDWFFHGYVDHAGVVRGGGPGRKLRAWPPGAGLTTVGRWTPNPQVQALAERLTDALGYRGVFDLDFRREGRTGTYHLLDFNPRPGAQFRLFTDTAGIDVVRALHLDLTGRRVPDGAPVPGRTFVVENYAPLTALRPRPLPHAPSHPGARELAWYAPDDRAPGLALWSLWPRHALGRLLAPRAPLPVQHDDAPGENRAENEKASSP; from the coding sequence GTGTCGCCGCTCGACACCCGCGTTCCGGCCGTCCTGCTGCGGACGGACCTCAATCCCTTCCACCACGGAACCCTGGGAGCCGTACGCTCCTTGGGCCGCGCCGGGGTGGAGGTGCACCTGGTCGCCGACTGCGCGGCGAGCCCCGTCCGCGGCTCACGGTTCATCCGCGCGCCCCACGCCCCGCCCCGCCCCGGCGCCTCCCCCGACGAGTTCGCCGCCGTGCTGCGCCGGGTGGCGGCCCGGGTCGGCCGTCCGGCCGTCCTGGTCCCCCTGGACGACGCGAGCGCGGTGGCCGTCGGCCGGTTGCGCGAGGAGCTCACGGACGACTACCTGCTCCCGGCCGGACCCCCCGCCCTCGCCGAACAGGTCGCCGACAAGGCCGAACTCGCCACGCTGTGCGGGCGCCTGGGCCTCCCGCACCCGCCGACGACGGTCCCCGACAGCCCGGCGGAGGCGGCGGCCGCCACCCGGGAGCTGGGCCTGCCGGTGGTGGCCAAGTGGAGCCGCCCGTGGCTGCTGCCCCCCGACGCGGGGCTGCGCAGCACGGTGATGGTGCGCTCGGCCGGGGAGGCGTCGGCCCTGCACCGCCGCTCGGAGCAGGCGGGCAGCCGGCTGCTCCTCCAGGCGTTCCTGCCGTCCGGGCTCGACCGCGACTGGTTCTTCCACGGGTACGTCGACCACGCCGGTGTCGTGCGCGGCGGCGGCCCCGGCCGCAAGCTGAGGGCCTGGCCGCCCGGCGCGGGCCTGACCACCGTCGGCCGCTGGACCCCGAACCCGCAGGTCCAGGCCCTGGCCGAGCGGCTGACCGACGCGCTCGGCTACCGGGGCGTGTTCGACCTGGACTTCCGCCGCGAGGGCCGGACCGGCACCTACCACCTGCTCGACTTCAACCCGCGCCCCGGCGCCCAGTTCCGGCTCTTCACGGACACCGCCGGCATCGACGTCGTCCGCGCCCTGCACCTGGACCTGACCGGCCGCCGGGTCCCGGACGGGGCACCGGTGCCGGGCCGGACGTTCGTCGTGGAGAACTACGCGCCGCTCACCGCGCTGCGCCCCCGGCCGCTCCCGCACGCGCCGTCCCACCCGGGCGCGCGCGAGCTGGCCTGGTACGCGCCGGACGACCGCGCCCCCGGACTCGCGCTGTGGTCGCTGTGGCCCCGCCACGCCCTCGGCAGGCTGCTGGCACCCCGCGCGCCCCTTCCCGTGCAGCACGACGACGCCCCAGGCGAGAACCGCGCCGAGAACGAGAAAGCGAGCAGCCCCTGA
- a CDS encoding rodlin, with amino-acid sequence MKKLWATAAVAASIAGLGAATAPQALADDGGTTSFSGNGAHQAFGNSVTKGDMSPQLSLVQGSLNKPCIGLPAKLNVGGIGAAGVALQDIPVLSAPQNQQCTENSTQAKGDEPLSHILSDIPILSDNGNFGGK; translated from the coding sequence ATGAAGAAGCTGTGGGCTACCGCGGCTGTTGCCGCTTCCATTGCCGGCCTGGGGGCCGCCACCGCGCCCCAGGCGCTCGCCGACGACGGCGGGACCACGTCCTTCAGCGGCAACGGTGCCCACCAGGCGTTCGGCAACTCCGTGACCAAGGGCGACATGAGCCCGCAGCTCTCGCTGGTCCAGGGTTCGCTCAACAAGCCCTGCATCGGCCTGCCGGCGAAGCTCAACGTCGGCGGCATCGGGGCCGCCGGGGTCGCCCTTCAGGACATCCCGGTCCTGTCCGCGCCGCAGAACCAGCAGTGCACCGAGAACTCCACCCAGGCCAAGGGTGACGAGCCGCTGTCGCACATCCTGTCCGACATCCCGATCCTCTCGGACAACGGCAACTTCGGCGGCAAGTAG
- a CDS encoding AMP-dependent synthetase/ligase, whose amino-acid sequence MGVRKDLNQAKQRGGLTDRVKIEVVRDAQGVVREARTPALAPRPTSGSIGDLPFVNATEAPDAVVLRRADRHGTYHPVTAAAFAREVTAVARGLIAAGLEPGGRVAVMSRTRYEWTVLDFAVWAAGGQSVPIYATSSPEQIEWIVRDSGSRFVVVETPENAEAVATATARHSQPPHVWQLDEGALAHLADLGRGIPDDEVTKRRAALTPDTAATICYTSGTTGRPKGCVLTHANLHAEAANTVELLHPVFQEVTGQVASTLLFLPLAHILGRTIQIACLMARIEIGHCPSIKPAELRPALKKFRPTFLVGVPYLFERIHATGRATAERIGRGASFDRAHRLGVRFARAYLDKFLDKGPGPTPGLYAAWALYDLLVYRRIRGELGGRMRYAISGGSPLDRDLNLFFYAAGIIVYEGYGLTETTAAATIVPPLKPRPGTVGQPVPGTAIRIADDGEVLIKGGIVFGAYWNNPVATDAALTDDWFATGDLGALDDDGYLTITGRKKDVLITSGGKNVSPAVLEDRLRSRPPVGQCIVVGDNRPFVAALITLDPEDVTHWLHVRGMSPDTPLSEIVGDPRMRADVQQAVDYANQAVSRAESIREFKLVEGEFTEENGLLTPSMKIKRHAVTAAYAAAIESLYAKK is encoded by the coding sequence ATGGGCGTACGCAAGGACTTGAACCAGGCGAAACAGCGCGGCGGCCTGACCGACCGCGTCAAGATCGAGGTCGTCAGGGACGCGCAGGGCGTCGTCCGCGAGGCACGCACACCCGCCCTCGCGCCCCGCCCGACGAGCGGCAGTATCGGCGACCTCCCCTTCGTCAACGCGACCGAGGCCCCCGACGCCGTCGTCCTGCGCCGTGCCGACCGCCACGGCACCTACCACCCGGTCACCGCCGCCGCCTTCGCCCGCGAAGTCACCGCCGTCGCCCGGGGGTTGATCGCCGCCGGCCTCGAACCGGGCGGCCGGGTCGCGGTGATGTCCCGCACCCGCTACGAGTGGACGGTCCTCGACTTCGCCGTCTGGGCGGCAGGCGGCCAGTCCGTCCCCATCTACGCCACGTCCTCGCCCGAACAGATCGAGTGGATCGTCCGCGACTCCGGCTCCCGCTTCGTGGTCGTGGAGACCCCCGAGAACGCGGAGGCCGTCGCCACCGCCACCGCCCGCCACTCCCAGCCCCCGCACGTCTGGCAGCTCGACGAAGGCGCGCTCGCCCACCTCGCCGACCTGGGCCGGGGCATCCCCGACGACGAGGTCACCAAGCGCCGCGCCGCCCTCACCCCCGACACGGCCGCGACCATCTGCTACACCTCCGGCACCACCGGCCGCCCCAAGGGCTGCGTCCTCACCCACGCCAACCTCCACGCGGAGGCCGCCAACACCGTCGAACTCCTCCACCCCGTCTTCCAGGAGGTCACCGGCCAGGTCGCCTCGACCCTCCTCTTCCTCCCGCTCGCCCACATCCTCGGCCGTACGATCCAGATCGCCTGTCTGATGGCCCGCATCGAGATCGGCCACTGCCCGAGCATCAAGCCCGCCGAACTGCGGCCCGCGCTCAAGAAGTTCCGTCCCACCTTCCTGGTCGGCGTCCCGTACCTCTTCGAGCGGATCCACGCCACCGGCCGCGCCACCGCCGAACGCATCGGCCGCGGCGCCTCCTTCGACCGCGCACACCGCCTCGGCGTCCGCTTCGCCCGCGCCTACCTCGACAAGTTCCTGGACAAGGGCCCCGGCCCGACCCCCGGCCTGTACGCCGCCTGGGCCCTGTACGACCTGCTGGTCTACCGCCGCATCCGCGGCGAACTCGGCGGCCGTATGCGCTACGCCATCAGCGGCGGCTCCCCGCTCGACCGCGACCTCAACCTCTTCTTCTACGCCGCCGGCATCATCGTCTACGAGGGCTACGGCCTCACCGAGACCACCGCGGCCGCCACCATCGTCCCGCCTCTCAAGCCCCGCCCCGGCACGGTCGGCCAGCCCGTCCCCGGCACCGCGATCCGCATCGCCGACGACGGCGAGGTGCTCATCAAGGGCGGCATCGTCTTCGGCGCCTACTGGAACAACCCGGTCGCCACCGACGCCGCCCTCACCGACGACTGGTTCGCCACCGGCGACCTCGGCGCGCTCGACGACGACGGCTACCTCACCATCACCGGCCGCAAGAAGGACGTCCTCATCACCTCTGGCGGCAAGAACGTTTCCCCGGCCGTCCTGGAGGACCGACTGCGCAGCCGCCCCCCGGTCGGCCAGTGCATCGTCGTCGGCGACAACCGCCCCTTCGTCGCCGCCCTCATCACCCTCGATCCCGAGGACGTCACCCACTGGCTGCACGTCCGCGGCATGTCCCCGGACACCCCGCTCTCCGAGATCGTCGGCGACCCCCGGATGCGCGCCGACGTCCAGCAGGCCGTCGACTACGCCAACCAGGCCGTCTCCCGCGCCGAGTCCATCCGCGAATTCAAGCTGGTGGAAGGCGAGTTCACCGAGGAGAACGGCCTGCTCACCCCCTCCATGAAGATCAAACGCCACGCGGTCACGGCGGCGTACGCGGCGGCGATCGAGTCGCTGTACGCCAAGAAGTGA
- a CDS encoding ABC transporter permease, whose product MSTLAERAEHAEPGPKQPVEVADGYRAGRTLPLRVELVRQLKRRRTMVMGGILLALPIVLLIAFQVGGTPGEGNTRMNLMDTATASGANFAAVNLFAAAGFLLVIPVALFCGDTVASEASWSSLRYLLAAPVPRARLLWSKLVVGLTLSLAALVLLPVVALAVGSVAYGWGPLELPTGGEIAPGAAAQALVITVAYIFVSQLVTAALAFWLSTKTDAPLGAVGGAVGLTIVGSVLDEVTALGDWRDFLPTHWQYAWLDVVRPQPEYTDMIQGVSISITYALVLFALAFRGFGRKDVVS is encoded by the coding sequence ATGAGCACGCTGGCCGAGCGTGCCGAGCACGCAGAACCCGGGCCCAAGCAACCCGTCGAGGTCGCCGACGGCTACCGCGCGGGCCGCACCCTGCCCCTGCGGGTCGAGCTGGTCCGGCAGCTGAAGCGCCGGCGCACGATGGTCATGGGCGGCATCCTGCTCGCCCTGCCGATCGTGCTGCTGATCGCCTTCCAGGTCGGCGGCACGCCCGGCGAGGGCAACACCCGGATGAACCTGATGGACACGGCCACCGCGTCCGGCGCGAACTTCGCCGCGGTGAACCTCTTCGCCGCCGCGGGCTTCCTGCTGGTCATCCCCGTGGCGCTGTTCTGCGGCGACACGGTCGCCTCGGAGGCCAGCTGGTCCTCCCTGCGCTACCTGCTCGCCGCGCCGGTGCCGCGCGCCCGGCTGCTGTGGTCCAAACTCGTCGTCGGCCTCACCCTCAGCCTGGCCGCGCTGGTGCTGCTGCCGGTCGTCGCGCTCGCCGTCGGCTCGGTGGCGTACGGCTGGGGCCCGCTGGAGCTGCCGACCGGCGGTGAGATCGCGCCGGGCGCCGCCGCCCAGGCCCTGGTGATCACCGTGGCGTACATCTTCGTGTCCCAACTGGTCACCGCCGCCCTGGCGTTCTGGCTCTCCACGAAGACCGACGCCCCGCTCGGCGCGGTCGGCGGCGCCGTCGGCCTCACCATCGTCGGCAGCGTCCTCGACGAGGTGACCGCCCTCGGCGACTGGCGCGACTTCCTGCCCACGCACTGGCAGTACGCCTGGCTGGACGTCGTCCGCCCGCAGCCCGAGTACACCGACATGATCCAGGGCGTCTCGATTTCCATAACGTACGCGCTGGTGCTGTTCGCCCTGGCCTTCCGGGGTTTCGGCCGCAAGGACGTCGTCTCCTAG